From a single Bacillota bacterium genomic region:
- a CDS encoding aldehyde dehydrogenase family protein, whose translation MRTELFIGGQWEGAADGGRLAVIDPATEEVVAEVACAGPKDVERAVQAASAAFEDRRWTAIDPLERARILAHVARGIRERQAELAELITRENGMPINFSTFSEVPMAADVFDYFAGVVAQIAGETPPFALPGAPPDIFVMTLKEPVGPAGLITPWNFPLLMPS comes from the coding sequence GTGCGCACCGAGCTATTCATCGGCGGGCAGTGGGAGGGTGCGGCGGACGGCGGGCGGCTTGCGGTGATCGACCCGGCCACCGAAGAGGTCGTCGCGGAGGTCGCCTGCGCGGGGCCCAAAGACGTCGAGCGCGCGGTGCAGGCCGCCTCCGCCGCCTTCGAGGACCGCCGCTGGACGGCCATCGACCCGCTGGAACGTGCCCGCATCCTCGCTCATGTCGCCCGCGGCATCCGGGAGCGCCAGGCGGAACTCGCCGAACTCATCACCCGGGAGAACGGGATGCCCATCAACTTCTCCACGTTCAGCGAGGTGCCGATGGCCGCCGACGTGTTTGACTACTTCGCGGGCGTGGTGGCGCAGATCGCGGGCGAAACCCCGCCCTTCGCGCTCCCTGGCGCTCCGCCTGACATCTTCGTCATGACGCTCAAGGAGCCGGTCGGCCCGGCCGGCCTCATCACGCCCTGGAACTTTCCGCTCCTCATGCCCTC